One segment of Gemmatimonadota bacterium DNA contains the following:
- a CDS encoding response regulator, with protein sequence MPELRRHVLVVDDEPYIGRIIQLKLEHGRYSVELVLDGRSALERLRSDQPIDVILLDIMMPHVGGLDVLEALRRLPHRHATPVIMLTAKGQEADRERAAELGATDFLTKPFSPKKLLARIDELFER encoded by the coding sequence ATGCCGGAGCTTCGACGCCACGTTCTCGTGGTGGATGACGAGCCGTATATCGGCCGGATCATCCAGCTCAAGCTGGAGCACGGCCGCTACAGTGTCGAGCTGGTGCTGGACGGCCGCTCCGCGCTCGAGCGGCTGCGCTCGGATCAGCCGATCGACGTGATTCTGCTGGACATCATGATGCCTCATGTGGGCGGGCTGGATGTGCTCGAGGCGCTGCGCCGGCTGCCGCACCGCCATGCCACGCCGGTGATCATGTTGACCGCCAAGGGTCAGGAGGCGGACCGCGAGCGTGCGGCCGAGCTGGGCGCCACCGACTTCCTCACCAAGCCGTTCAGCCCCAAGAAGCTCCTTGCCCGAATCGACGAGCTCTTTGAGCGGTGA